The sequence GGCCGGACTCCTTCTGCATCGCCGCCCGGCCCGGAAGGAGGCCGCTGCATGAACGCCACGGTCGTCGTGATCCTCGCGCTCGCCGTCGGCACGTACGCCTTCCGGCTGGTGGGGCCGGTGCTGCACGGCCGGGTGACGGTTCCGCCGCGCGTGCAGGAGCTGGCCTCGGCCGGGGCGGTGGTCCTGCTCGTCGCGTTGCTGGCCACGGGGGCGCTGACCGAGGGCGGTGGCTTCGCGGGGTGGGCCCGGCCGGCCGGGGTGCTGGTGGCAGGCCTGCTGGCCTGGCGGAGGGCACCGTTCGTGGTGGTGGTCGTGGGGGCGGCGGCGACGACGGCGCTGCTGCGGGTGGCCGGCGTCGCATGACCTGCTGCCCGCCTGCCGGGCGGGGCAGGGCCGAGGACGCGCTGCCGTCCGCCGCCCGGCTCGCCCGGAAGGGCGCCTCAGGACACAGCTCACCGGGCGGGCGCAGGGGCCGGGCGCTCGCCCCCTACCGTGTTCGCGAAGGCGCGGGCGGGTGGGCTGAGGGCGTCCCAGCGGCGGACCGCCCAGCCGACCGGGAGCGGGCGCAGCCCGGGCAGCGGGATCAGGCGCAGGGGGCCCGCGCCGGGGACGGGCAGGCCGGGGACCGCGGGTACGACCGCCCGGCCCGCGCCCAGTTCGGCCAGCAGCAGCGCGGTGTCCCAGTCGGCCACCGAGGCGTCGTACGCGAAGCGGACGCCCGACTCGGCGCAGGCGGCGTCCAGATGGGCGGCGGAGGCGGAGTTCGGGGGCAGCCGGATGAGCGGGACGTCGGC comes from Streptomyces sp. FXJ1.172 and encodes:
- a CDS encoding AzlD domain-containing protein codes for the protein MNATVVVILALAVGTYAFRLVGPVLHGRVTVPPRVQELASAGAVVLLVALLATGALTEGGGFAGWARPAGVLVAGLLAWRRAPFVVVVVGAAATTALLRVAGVA